A region from the Alnus glutinosa chromosome 5, dhAlnGlut1.1, whole genome shotgun sequence genome encodes:
- the LOC133867734 gene encoding U-box domain-containing protein 35 translates to MSEETYPQCDEASAGYQNQFRKYSSVSEIEEESPSETFEINHGVPMASIREEVEGSLFSFDVQNWEDSVYVAVGKSDSSMDALAWTLKHAVTPSTIVYLVHVFPETRYIPSPLGKLPKNQVSPEQVESYMAKERGKRGELLQKFIDACSTSKVKVDTILIESDTVASAIRDLIPILNIRTLVVGTTKSSVRKSRSRRGSGVADQMLQNALEGCVVKIICEGKEVIETEEMIESPSPRSNDINPKPTQEEDQRNDTFSCMCFKI, encoded by the exons ATGTCAGAGGAAACTTATCCGCAGTGCGATGAAGCTAGTGCCGGATACCAGAACCAGTTCAGAAAATATAGCAGTGTGTCCGAGATAGAGGAAGAGAGTCCAAGCGAGACCTTTGAGATCAACCATGGAGTACCGATGGCATCGATCAGAGAAGAGGTTGAAGGCAGTTTGTTTTCGTTCGATGTTCAGAACTGGGAAGATAGCGTGTATGTGGCCGTGGGCAAGAGCGACTCCAGCATGGACGCGCTAGCCTGGACATTGAAGCACGCTGTTACTCCCTCCACCATCGTCTATCTCGTACATGTCTTCCCGGAGACACGGTACATCCCAAGTCCAT TGGGAAAGCTTCCTAAGAATCAAGTGAGTCCAGAGCAAGTGGAGAGCTACATGGCCAAAGAAAGAGGCAAGAGGGGAGAACTCCTTCAAAAATTTATTGATGCATGTTCCACTTCCAAG GTTAAGGTAGACACCATTCTAATAGAAAGTGACACGGTTGCAAGTGCTATCCGGGACCTCATTCCTATTCTCAACATAAGAACGCTGGTTGTTGGAACAACCAAGTCCAGTGTAAG GAAATCAAGGTCTAGGAGAGGCAGTGGGGTAGCTGATCAAATGCTTCAGAATGCACTGGAAGGTTGTGTGGTTAAGATCATATGTGAAGGAAAGGAAGTGATCGAGACTGAAGAGATGATTGAGTCACCTTCTCCACGTAGCAATGACATTAATCCCAAGCCTACCCAAGAGGAAGATCAACGTAACGATACCTTTTCATGTatgtgttttaaaatttaa